The Spirochaeta lutea DNA window TCCCCCTACCGCGCGTTGTAATCGATCTTGTTCAGAACGTAGGTAATTAACCGGATGGTTATAAAGATCTGGATGGCATTCAGGATAGCGATAGCCGCCCCCATTCCGGAATCAAATTTCACAAAGGAGGTGGTATACAACTCCAAATACCAACTGGTGGTGGCGAGATTCGGCCCGCCCCCGGTTAACAGAAAGGGCTCGCTGAAAATACCGAAAATGAGCCCGGCTAGGAGTACAATGACCGTCGAGTAGGAAGAAACGATCATGGGCAGGGTAATACGGAAGAACCCCTGTACACCCGTTGCTCCGTCCACCGCAGCGGCGTCATGAATCTCCTTGGGAATGGATTCCAGGGCTGCCAGGATGATAAGGGCGTAGTACCCGCTTATCTTCCAGATAATAATCCCCGTAATAATGAAGAACGCAGGCGTCGGATCCTGGAACCAGCGGACATCAACATTCAGCTGATCCCGCAAGAAGGTATTAAAAACCGAGCTGTAACTAAAGAAATACCTGACCACCACCGACACCGCCACCCCCGAGGTGAGGTAGGGGATGAAAAACGAGACTGAATACACACCCTTAATAGACTGAGGCAGGTTATGCAGCAGCACTGCGATTCCCGTGGCAAAAATAGTAACCCCCGGTATAAGCACAGCCATGTACTTAAAGGTATTCAAGAACGCAGCCTGAACCCGCTCACTGGTAAAGGCGGAAAGGTAGTTTCCCAGACCGACCCAGGTCTTCTCTATCGCCATGAGGTTCCAGTCCATGGTGGATAACCAGACAGCCCATACCAACGGAATCAGAAAAAACACAATAGCAAATACAAAGTACGGCGTACTAAAAATGACTCCAATTTTCGTACGTTCGGAAATTCCCTTTCTCATAACCACTCCATAGGTAATACTCCAAGCAGCGCAGCCCGCCCGGAACCTCCAGGCAGGCTGCAACCATGGGTTAGCGAAGCTCCCCTTCCCGTTTCATTGCCTCAAAAGCATCATGCACAAAGGGTGCGGCATCCGCCGGATTAAGGGAGGTGCTATTCATAATAGACTGTATGTAGGGGGTTAATCCCTTCTCTCCCAGGGCGGTCTGGATATCCACCATTTTTTCATGGGCCATGGCCGGTACCGCATAGGGCATGACCTCTGCCTGATACGCGTAGGCCGGGTTGCTCGCGATAATAGATTCGAAGGCCGGGTTCTCTAACAGGTCCCCCCGAACCGGCAGCATACCTGTGGTCTTCACCCAGTCGATGTCCGTCTGGGCTCCACGCTCCCCGGTCAGTACCCAGGAAATGAATGCTAAAATCCCTTGATGGTCTAAATCGGAAATGTTGCCACCCTTATAAAATACAATTCCCTTAGAATCCGCAAAGGTATAGGGCTGATCTAAAGCCTGCTTGACAATGGGGGGACCGTACACATAGTCGCCGCCAAATCCGTAAACCTTCCCGGCAGCCTCATATTTTGGAATATCCCAGGGGGCAGATACCTGAAAAACCACCGGTACGGTATCCATTTCAAAGGCAGTCCAATCCTCGGCGGTTTGCAGACTCTGGCCGAACATGCCAAAATACTCGAACACCTCTTCGGTTATCCCTGGGTCAAGGGTGATTCTATCCCCCGAAACCCAATCACCGCCTTCGGAAAACGCAAGGTACTGCATCTGGAAGTCAAACCAGCGGTCCCACCACCACTCAGGACGCAGGAGCTGGGGTCGAATGAACAAATGAGAAATCCCTTGTTCCTTCAATGCCTGGCGTCTTTCATAGAACCGGGTAATCAGGGTGCGAATTTCAGCGACCGTCCTGGGTACATCTTCATCGAACCCCAGAGCCTTCAAACCCTGAACGTTCCAGTGGTAGCCCATGGCATTGGCATACAGGGGGATAACGTACTGTCCTCCGTCTATTGCCCACCCCGGTAGGATGGATTCCATCTGCCTGGCCTGCACCACCGCCTGAAACTCCGGAATATCCGAGAGCTCATATACTCGCCCGGAGGCAGCCAGTGTGGCGGCAAACCCTCGGTTTATGTTCTCTGATGCCGCCGGCGCAACACCCGTAGCCAAGGCATTCTGTATCCCCGCCTCACTGGAAGGAGTCTCGGGCATCATCTGTACATTTACATACACAGACTTCCCCTCTACTTGCACTCCTGCTTGATTAAAGGCCTCCGCCTTAGCACTCCAGAAATCGAACTGTCCCTGGTTCGGTGCGGTCCAAAAATCTACGCTCAGGTCCGATCCGGAAGCGCCCTCAGCACCCCCGCTGGCGAAACCTCCCGATAGCACCAGGGTAATCAACAGCAAAACGATACCTGGGAGCCTTCCTCGATTGCAAACCTTCATCTCCTCCTCCTTTACAGTTGCTTAAATAAGCAACTTAACGTTAAGTATTAAATGCAGTATAAATCCAGTGACTGTGTCTGTCAATTTTTAATTTGCAATAATGGGCGCCCTCACCCATCGTTTGTTTTCTACAGTCACGGAGGAACTGATTTACAGCGACCCCAGACTCTTGTAATAGAAAGAGTTGTGACCGGGGGGGGGAATCTTCACGAACCTGAATTGGGGAACAAGAGAAGTTTTTGAAGATGCCAAATAATTAATTGCCAATTTTGTAAAGACTTTGTAAAGTAACAATATGAGAAACAAAATTTCACTTCAGGACATTGCTACCGCCTTGGACATCTCCAAGGTTACTGTATCCCGAGCATTAAAGGGGCAACCGGGGGTTAGTGAATCCCTCCGGGAGACCATTCAGTCCACGGCTCATGAGATGGGGTATGAAGTACAGTCCTTGAGGGATACCAAACACCAGGAACACTATGCATTTATCACTCCAACCCGGTTTTTTCTGAAAACCGAACACTTCTACACGGATATTTACTATTACCTGCACCGGTTCTGCGATGAAAAGCGGCATATTATGAGTCTTCACATTATTAATCCCGAAATGGAGAAACAGGGCGTACTCCCCAGTCAGATGATGGAACCCGGTCTCACGGGAATATTTGTGGGGGGTGAGCTTTCGGGCACCTACCTGGAGCGTCTTGCAGAACTCCAAATTCCCGTCGTCGTGGTCGACTATTTTAGCCCCCAGCAGGCCTTTAGTCATATTACGGTGGATAACTATTACCTGGGTTACAAGGCTGCCTCCTATCTCCTCCACCAGGGCCATACAGAAATTGGCTTCGTCGGAAGACCCCAGATTAGCTCCAATGTTACCGACCGAATAATGGGGGTACAGAAGGCTCTGGGAGAGCATGGCTTACAACTCCCCCAGGAGTGGAATATCGACAACTACGACTTGAATACCGGCATGTACTCCCTGAACCTACCCCTCCCCGGAACACTACCCACAGCCTTCATCTGCCACTGTGACAGGGCGGCCTATTTTCTTATCGAGGCCCTGCGAAATCAGAATATCACCGTCCCCCAGGAGATTTCCATTATCAGCTTCGACGATACTGAGACAGCCCAGGAAACCTCCCCGCCCCTCACCTCCATTAAAATCGACCGCCGGGAGTTTGCCGCCAAGGCCATTGAGCAGATGGACCTTCTGCTGACAGCCCCCCAAAAAGCCGCCCTCCGGGTGTACCTGGAAACCCAGCTCGTCGAGCGGGGTTCGGTGCGATCCCTGGTCTAATCCCCCAGGGCTGGCTACTCTGTTATGGATTTTTCCCGATGCCGGGGTATTCTTAGGGAATGATGAGGAAACAATTCTGGTCGAAGGGTATTACCGCCCTGGTTTTTTTTGGGTTCGTTCTCGTTCCAGCCTTCTCCGAGCTCTCGCCCCAGGTCTATGCGGACTACTAGGCGGATGCACCGGAGTTCATTGAACTGACGATTCTGCGGGTAGAGAAACCACTCCTAAGCCTATCCAGAACCGTACCCGTGCGGCTCACCGCCCGGGTTGACCGGGTTCACCGCTCGGCCTCCCGGCTCAATCCCGGTGATGAAATAACCATTACCTATGAGCATTACCGCCCGCCCCGGGGTTGGTCAGGTCCCCGGCCGATCCCCGTCCTTGCCAAGGGCGCAGGGTACCCCGCCTACCTCTCCTGGGATTCTGAGGCGAATCTGTACCGACCGGCAGCCCGAGGCTGGAGCTTTGAGACCGCCCCTAGTTCGCCCTAGGTTTACCAAGCCGCCGGGCATCCCGATGGGCGGCGGTAGTAACCCGTTTCAGGTGATGCTCCACGGGGGTCCGCCCCACGCCCCGGAGGTTGCCAAGATGGAGGGTTCTGATGACCCGGATGCCGCAGAATCCCAGGGTGCTGTGTTTCATGGCCTTATCGCCACCGGCGCCCATCATGACCCGGTACCACCAGCCTGGCCCGTCCATGGGAATGATTAGACTTGCTGTTTTCCCTTTTAGTAATTGTATCGGGAGGGATGTGCCCCGGCGGTACTTGAAAGCAAACCCCGGCGTGAGGCTCCGGTCTATAAACCCCTTCAGTAGGGCCGGAAAGGTACCCCACCAATTCGGGTAGATCAGGGTGATGTGCTGGGCAGCCCCGATGCGTTCCTGGGCCTTCAGCAGCACCTCCTCCATGGCGGTACCGGATTGATCCAGGGGATACCGGAGGTTGGGATCAAAATCAAGATCCCTGAGGCGGAGAACCTCCACCTTCAGACCCTGGGTGCGGGCTTCAGCCGCATACACCTCCTCCGCAGTATCGCAGAGCGAATCCGGGCGGGGATGTCCGTTTATTACTAATAGCGAACTCATGGCTG harbors:
- a CDS encoding carbohydrate ABC transporter permease codes for the protein MRKGISERTKIGVIFSTPYFVFAIVFFLIPLVWAVWLSTMDWNLMAIEKTWVGLGNYLSAFTSERVQAAFLNTFKYMAVLIPGVTIFATGIAVLLHNLPQSIKGVYSVSFFIPYLTSGVAVSVVVRYFFSYSSVFNTFLRDQLNVDVRWFQDPTPAFFIITGIIIWKISGYYALIILAALESIPKEIHDAAAVDGATGVQGFFRITLPMIVSSYSTVIVLLAGLIFGIFSEPFLLTGGGPNLATTSWYLELYTTSFVKFDSGMGAAIAILNAIQIFITIRLITYVLNKIDYNAR
- a CDS encoding ABC transporter substrate-binding protein — protein: MKVCNRGRLPGIVLLLITLVLSGGFASGGAEGASGSDLSVDFWTAPNQGQFDFWSAKAEAFNQAGVQVEGKSVYVNVQMMPETPSSEAGIQNALATGVAPAASENINRGFAATLAASGRVYELSDIPEFQAVVQARQMESILPGWAIDGGQYVIPLYANAMGYHWNVQGLKALGFDEDVPRTVAEIRTLITRFYERRQALKEQGISHLFIRPQLLRPEWWWDRWFDFQMQYLAFSEGGDWVSGDRITLDPGITEEVFEYFGMFGQSLQTAEDWTAFEMDTVPVVFQVSAPWDIPKYEAAGKVYGFGGDYVYGPPIVKQALDQPYTFADSKGIVFYKGGNISDLDHQGILAFISWVLTGERGAQTDIDWVKTTGMLPVRGDLLENPAFESIIASNPAYAYQAEVMPYAVPAMAHEKMVDIQTALGEKGLTPYIQSIMNSTSLNPADAAPFVHDAFEAMKREGELR
- a CDS encoding LacI family DNA-binding transcriptional regulator, with product MRNKISLQDIATALDISKVTVSRALKGQPGVSESLRETIQSTAHEMGYEVQSLRDTKHQEHYAFITPTRFFLKTEHFYTDIYYYLHRFCDEKRHIMSLHIINPEMEKQGVLPSQMMEPGLTGIFVGGELSGTYLERLAELQIPVVVVDYFSPQQAFSHITVDNYYLGYKAASYLLHQGHTEIGFVGRPQISSNVTDRIMGVQKALGEHGLQLPQEWNIDNYDLNTGMYSLNLPLPGTLPTAFICHCDRAAYFLIEALRNQNITVPQEISIISFDDTETAQETSPPLTSIKIDRREFAAKAIEQMDLLLTAPQKAALRVYLETQLVERGSVRSLV
- a CDS encoding NAD(P)H-dependent oxidoreductase, encoding MSSLLVINGHPRPDSLCDTAEEVYAAEARTQGLKVEVLRLRDLDFDPNLRYPLDQSGTAMEEVLLKAQERIGAAQHITLIYPNWWGTFPALLKGFIDRSLTPGFAFKYRRGTSLPIQLLKGKTASLIIPMDGPGWWYRVMMGAGGDKAMKHSTLGFCGIRVIRTLHLGNLRGVGRTPVEHHLKRVTTAAHRDARRLGKPRAN